A stretch of Mesorhizobium sp. M2A.F.Ca.ET.046.03.2.1 DNA encodes these proteins:
- a CDS encoding glutathione S-transferase family protein, with the protein MKLLFSRNPNPRLAVATARHLKAEIAFEYASPTAPGQAEHYRALNPNLTLPILVGPGWSLWEADAIACRLSRDVRSDFWRSGNDEPDMIRWLSWGKERFAFACDMVHFERGTKQRYGIGPIDQALVEEGLRQFHSAAAILEPELSGRDWLVGNSISYADFRMATFLPFNDAARLPLDDYPATRRWYGRLEAIDAWRDPFQGLEAPPLAPVKIEA; encoded by the coding sequence ATGAAACTCCTGTTCAGCCGCAATCCAAATCCTCGCCTCGCTGTCGCCACGGCGCGCCATCTCAAGGCAGAGATCGCGTTCGAATACGCATCGCCCACGGCGCCGGGGCAGGCCGAGCACTACCGGGCGCTCAACCCTAATCTGACCTTGCCGATCCTGGTCGGTCCGGGCTGGAGCCTTTGGGAGGCCGATGCCATCGCCTGCCGGCTGTCCCGCGACGTTCGCTCCGATTTCTGGCGTAGCGGGAACGACGAGCCGGACATGATCCGCTGGCTAAGCTGGGGCAAGGAACGGTTCGCCTTCGCGTGCGACATGGTGCATTTCGAGCGCGGGACCAAGCAGCGCTATGGGATCGGTCCCATCGATCAGGCGCTGGTCGAGGAGGGGTTGAGGCAATTCCATAGCGCCGCGGCGATCCTGGAGCCCGAGCTTTCCGGACGCGACTGGCTGGTCGGCAATTCCATCTCCTATGCCGATTTCCGCATGGCGACATTCCTGCCCTTCAACGACGCCGCCCGATTGCCGCTCGACGACTATCCGGCGACACGCCGCTGGTACGGCCGGCTGGAGGCGATCGACGCCTGGCGCGACCCGTTCCAGGGGTTGGAGGCACCGCCGCTGGCGCCGGTGAAGATCGAGGCGTGA
- a CDS encoding MFS transporter → MTDTTATSVATPATASSASAQATVFAVILSVSFCHGINDIMQSLLPAIYPLLKENYGLDFWQIGLLTFTFQVTASLLQPVIGMITDKRPMPYSLPWGMASSLVGLIVLAYAGHYVLLLVGASLIGIGSAIFHPESSRIARFASGGRFGLAQSLFQVGGNFGQSMGPLLAAFIVVPFGQTSISWFAIGSLIGIFVLWQVGGWYSRMRASQATRKQVAQVSPFPRKNVMGALAVLTLLVLTKNAYIASLSSYYTFYSIHKFGVSVQTSQIMLFLFLGASALGILLGGPFGDRYGQKAMIWFSIVGVLPFTLALPYANLEWTMVLTVLIGLILSSAFSNIVVFAQELVPGRVGTIAGIFFGFAFGIGGIAAAVLGVIADVKGIDFVFQVCSYLPFLGLLTVFLPNMKEARRA, encoded by the coding sequence TTGACTGATACGACCGCCACATCCGTCGCCACGCCGGCGACGGCAAGCAGCGCCTCGGCGCAAGCGACGGTCTTTGCCGTCATCCTTTCGGTGAGCTTCTGCCACGGCATCAATGACATCATGCAGTCACTGCTGCCGGCGATCTATCCGCTTCTTAAAGAGAACTACGGTCTCGATTTCTGGCAGATCGGCCTTCTGACCTTCACCTTCCAGGTCACGGCCTCGCTGCTGCAACCGGTGATCGGCATGATCACCGACAAGCGGCCAATGCCCTATTCCTTGCCTTGGGGCATGGCTTCGTCGCTGGTCGGCCTGATCGTGCTGGCCTATGCCGGCCACTATGTGCTGCTTCTGGTCGGCGCCTCGCTGATCGGCATCGGCTCGGCGATCTTCCATCCGGAATCCTCGCGCATCGCCCGCTTCGCCTCGGGCGGCCGCTTCGGCCTTGCGCAGTCGCTGTTCCAGGTCGGCGGCAATTTCGGCCAGTCGATGGGTCCGCTGCTTGCCGCCTTCATCGTCGTGCCCTTCGGCCAGACCAGCATCTCCTGGTTCGCCATCGGCTCGCTGATCGGCATCTTCGTGCTGTGGCAGGTCGGCGGCTGGTACAGCCGCATGCGCGCCTCGCAGGCCACCCGCAAGCAAGTCGCCCAGGTGTCGCCCTTTCCGCGCAAGAATGTGATGGGCGCGCTCGCCGTGCTGACGCTGCTGGTGCTGACCAAGAACGCCTATATCGCCTCGCTGTCCAGCTACTACACCTTCTATTCCATCCACAAGTTCGGCGTCTCGGTGCAGACGAGTCAGATCATGCTTTTCCTGTTCCTCGGCGCATCGGCGCTGGGCATCCTGCTTGGCGGTCCGTTCGGCGACCGTTATGGCCAGAAGGCGATGATCTGGTTCTCGATCGTCGGCGTGCTGCCCTTCACGCTGGCGCTGCCCTACGCCAATCTGGAATGGACGATGGTGCTCACCGTGCTGATCGGCCTGATCCTGTCGTCGGCCTTCTCCAACATCGTGGTGTTCGCGCAGGAGCTGGTTCCGGGCCGCGTCGGCACGATCGCCGGCATCTTCTTCGGCTTCGCCTTCGGCATAGGCGGCATCGCCGCCGCGGTGCTCGGCGTCATCGCCGACGTGAAGGGCATCGATTTCGTCTTCCAGGTCTGCTCGTATCTGCCCTTCCTCGGTCTGCTGACGGTGTTCCTGCCCAATATGAAGGAAGCGCGAAGGGCCTGA
- a CDS encoding alpha/beta hydrolase has product MTEASQTKIGSGTITTKDGTQIFYKDWGTGQPIVFHHGWPLSSDDWDAQMLFFLSKGYRVIAHDRRGHGRSTQTDTGNEMDTYAADVAALVAHLDLKNAIHVGHSTGGGEVARYVAQYGGGGRVAKAVLIGAVPPIMLKSDANPGGLPIEVFDGFRSAQAANRAQFFRDVPAGPFYGFNRPGAVVSQGVVDNWWRQGMMGGTKAHYDCIKAFSETDFTEDLKKIDVPVLVMHGDDDQIVPIADSALLSVKLLKKGELKVYKGFPHGMATTHADVINADLLAFFKA; this is encoded by the coding sequence ATGACTGAAGCTTCGCAGACCAAGATCGGCAGTGGCACGATCACCACCAAGGACGGCACGCAGATCTTCTACAAGGACTGGGGGACCGGCCAACCGATCGTCTTCCACCATGGCTGGCCATTGAGCAGCGATGACTGGGACGCCCAAATGCTGTTCTTCCTGTCGAAGGGCTACCGCGTCATCGCGCATGACCGGCGTGGACACGGCCGTTCGACCCAGACGGACACCGGCAACGAGATGGACACCTATGCCGCCGATGTAGCGGCGCTCGTGGCGCATCTCGATCTTAAGAACGCGATCCATGTCGGTCATTCGACCGGCGGCGGCGAGGTGGCGCGCTACGTCGCCCAATATGGCGGCGGTGGTCGTGTCGCCAAGGCCGTGCTGATTGGGGCGGTGCCGCCGATCATGCTGAAGAGCGACGCCAATCCAGGCGGCCTGCCGATCGAGGTGTTCGATGGCTTCCGTTCCGCCCAGGCAGCCAACCGCGCCCAGTTCTTCCGCGATGTGCCGGCCGGGCCGTTCTATGGCTTCAACCGTCCGGGCGCGGTGGTCTCGCAAGGCGTTGTCGACAATTGGTGGCGCCAGGGCATGATGGGCGGTACCAAGGCGCATTACGATTGCATCAAGGCCTTCTCGGAAACCGACTTCACCGAGGATTTGAAGAAGATCGACGTGCCAGTGCTGGTCATGCATGGCGACGACGATCAGATCGTCCCGATCGCGGACTCCGCTCTGCTTTCGGTCAAGCTGCTCAAGAAGGGCGAGCTCAAGGTCTACAAGGGCTTCCCGCACGGCATGGCGACGACCCATGCGGATGTCATCAACGCCGACCTGCTGGCCTTCTTCAAGGCTTGA
- a CDS encoding 50S ribosomal protein L25/general stress protein Ctc yields MSHDAYELKAEAREQVGKGSARAVRRNGKVPAVIYGDKQPPLAIALNYKDIFYKIHGGGFLTTVATIDVDGKKIQVLPKDFQLDPVKDFPVHVDFLRIGKDTEVNVDVPVHFINEDKSPGIKRGGVLNIVRHEVEFHCPANAIPEFITVDLAGTDIGDSIHISAVKLPAGVKPVISDRDFTIATIAGSSAMKPETEATTEVAATETAAPAAEEK; encoded by the coding sequence ATGAGCCACGATGCTTATGAGCTCAAAGCCGAAGCGCGCGAACAGGTCGGTAAGGGGTCCGCCCGTGCAGTTCGCCGCAACGGTAAAGTGCCTGCAGTTATCTACGGCGACAAGCAGCCTCCCCTGGCGATTGCGCTGAACTACAAGGACATCTTCTACAAGATCCATGGCGGCGGGTTCCTGACCACGGTCGCCACGATCGATGTCGACGGCAAGAAGATTCAGGTCCTGCCGAAGGACTTCCAGCTCGACCCGGTCAAGGATTTCCCTGTCCATGTCGACTTCCTGCGCATCGGCAAGGACACCGAGGTCAATGTCGACGTGCCCGTCCACTTCATCAATGAGGACAAGTCGCCCGGCATCAAACGCGGCGGCGTGCTCAACATCGTTCGCCACGAAGTCGAGTTCCACTGCCCGGCCAACGCGATCCCGGAATTCATCACCGTCGATCTCGCCGGCACCGACATCGGCGACTCGATCCACATCTCGGCGGTCAAGCTGCCGGCCGGCGTCAAGCCGGTCATCTCCGATCGCGACTTCACCATCGCGACCATTGCCGGCTCGTCGGCCATGAAGCCGGAGACGGAAGCCACCACCGAAGTGGCGGCGACCGAGACGGCGGCCCCGGCGGCCGAAGAGAAGTAA
- a CDS encoding alpha/beta hydrolase — translation MYRMVVAALGLLLSALPVSAKIVPFPHGFKTQTIETNRTSLHVRVGGQGPAVIMLHGFGDSGDMWAPVAAKLMKDHTVIVPDLRGMGLSAHPDTGYTKKNQALDIAGILDHLKIDKADLVTHDIGNMVGYALVAQYRDRITRWVVIDAPLPGIGDWDNIIRLPLLWHFNFRGPDMERLVAGRERIYLDRFWNELSGDPKKIDEATRAHYAALYARPHAMHDAFEQFAAFSQDATDNKEFLAKGGKVAMPVLAVGAEKSFGAAQADDLRFVASNVTAGIVPGSGHWIMEENPDATVKLILDFLAK, via the coding sequence ATGTACAGGATGGTCGTGGCCGCGTTGGGCCTGCTCCTTTCCGCTTTGCCGGTTTCGGCGAAGATTGTCCCGTTCCCTCACGGCTTCAAGACACAGACGATCGAGACCAACCGCACCAGCCTTCATGTCCGCGTCGGCGGACAAGGCCCGGCCGTCATCATGCTGCACGGCTTTGGCGACAGCGGCGACATGTGGGCGCCTGTCGCGGCGAAGCTGATGAAAGATCACACCGTGATCGTGCCCGATCTGCGCGGCATGGGGCTGTCGGCGCATCCCGACACCGGTTACACCAAGAAGAACCAGGCCCTCGATATCGCCGGCATCCTCGACCATCTGAAGATCGACAAGGCGGATCTCGTCACACACGACATCGGTAACATGGTGGGTTACGCCCTCGTCGCACAGTATCGCGACCGCATCACCCGCTGGGTCGTCATCGACGCGCCGCTGCCCGGCATCGGCGACTGGGACAACATCATCCGCCTGCCGCTGTTGTGGCACTTCAATTTCCGCGGTCCCGACATGGAGCGTCTGGTCGCCGGGCGCGAACGCATCTATCTCGACCGCTTCTGGAACGAGTTGTCCGGCGATCCCAAGAAGATCGACGAGGCCACCCGCGCGCATTATGCCGCGCTTTATGCGCGTCCCCACGCCATGCACGATGCGTTCGAGCAGTTCGCCGCCTTCAGCCAGGATGCCACGGACAACAAGGAATTCCTCGCCAAGGGCGGCAAGGTCGCCATGCCGGTTCTGGCCGTCGGTGCGGAGAAGTCTTTCGGCGCGGCGCAGGCCGACGATCTGCGTTTCGTCGCCAGCAATGTGACGGCCGGCATCGTGCCCGGCTCCGGCCACTGGATCATGGAGGAAAATCCCGACGCGACCGTCAAGCTGATCCTGGACTTCCTCGCCAAATAG
- the corA gene encoding magnesium/cobalt transporter CorA, which translates to MIKAFVVDNDRLRLTEDLAADGDRVVWADLFNPTKEEEARIESWLGIAIPTREEMEEIEISSRLYVEDGGYFMTAVLPAQTEADDPLMSPVTFALAGNRLITIRYHEPKAFKTFPLRAEKVATGCTSGDTILIGLLEAIVDRLADILERAGREVEAISRDIFQARSTKASKRNRDFQELLKGIGRKEDLASSVRDSLISLQRLAGFLAHVAGQTKMSKDVRARIKTLSRDVLSLADHATFLSQKISFLLDATLGMISIEQNAIIKIFSVAAVIFLPPTLVASIYGMNFDIIPELKWEFGYPFAIGLMVVSAILPFWYFRRRGWL; encoded by the coding sequence ATGATAAAGGCCTTCGTCGTGGACAATGACCGCCTGCGTCTCACCGAGGATCTCGCGGCGGATGGCGACAGGGTCGTCTGGGCTGACCTCTTCAACCCGACCAAGGAGGAAGAGGCGCGCATCGAGAGCTGGCTGGGCATAGCCATCCCGACCCGTGAGGAGATGGAGGAGATCGAGATATCGAGCCGCCTCTATGTCGAGGACGGCGGCTACTTCATGACCGCCGTGCTGCCGGCACAGACCGAGGCCGACGATCCTTTGATGTCGCCGGTGACCTTCGCGCTTGCCGGCAATCGGCTGATCACCATCCGCTACCACGAACCCAAGGCCTTCAAGACCTTCCCGCTGCGCGCCGAAAAGGTGGCGACCGGCTGCACCAGCGGCGACACCATCCTGATCGGCCTTCTCGAGGCGATCGTCGATCGCCTGGCCGACATCCTCGAGCGCGCCGGCCGGGAGGTCGAGGCGATTTCGCGCGACATTTTCCAGGCGCGCTCGACCAAGGCTTCGAAGCGCAACCGCGATTTCCAGGAGCTCCTGAAAGGCATCGGCCGCAAGGAGGACCTCGCCTCCTCGGTCCGCGACAGCCTGATCTCGCTGCAGCGCCTCGCCGGCTTTCTTGCCCATGTCGCGGGCCAGACCAAGATGAGCAAGGATGTGCGCGCCCGTATCAAGACGCTGTCGCGCGACGTGCTGTCGCTCGCCGACCATGCCACCTTCCTGTCGCAGAAGATCTCCTTCCTGCTCGACGCCACGCTCGGCATGATCTCGATCGAGCAGAACGCCATCATCAAGATCTTCTCGGTCGCCGCGGTCATCTTCCTGCCGCCGACGCTGGTCGCCTCGATCTACGGCATGAATTTCGACATCATCCCCGAGCTCAAATGGGAGTTCGGCTATCCCTTCGCCATCGGCCTGATGGTGGTCTCGGCCATCCTGCCCTTCTGGTATTTCCGCCGCCGCGGCTGGCTCTGA
- a CDS encoding MaoC family dehydratase produces the protein MTLDEYFLIGQTVTLGSHKFEADEIKAFARKYDPQVFHVDEEAAKKSVLGGLCASGWHTAATWMKYNLEKRMETEGVRWTGPGPQPEFGPSPGFRNLKWLKPVYAGETVTFTRTALAHRPLARRPGWNLLTLRSEGFDSTGDKVIEFDSAVLVKVE, from the coding sequence ATGACTTTGGACGAATACTTCCTGATCGGCCAGACCGTCACGCTCGGCTCGCACAAGTTCGAGGCCGACGAGATCAAGGCGTTCGCCAGGAAATACGATCCGCAGGTCTTCCATGTCGATGAGGAGGCGGCGAAGAAGAGCGTGCTCGGCGGGCTCTGCGCCTCGGGCTGGCACACCGCCGCCACCTGGATGAAATACAATCTCGAAAAGCGCATGGAGACCGAGGGCGTGCGCTGGACCGGCCCCGGCCCGCAGCCCGAATTCGGTCCCTCGCCCGGCTTCCGTAATCTGAAATGGCTGAAGCCGGTCTATGCGGGCGAGACCGTGACCTTCACGCGCACCGCGCTGGCGCACCGCCCGCTCGCCCGACGCCCCGGCTGGAACCTGCTCACGTTGCGCTCGGAAGGGTTCGATTCGACCGGCGACAAGGTCATCGAATTCGACAGCGCCGTGCTGGTGAAGGTGGAGTAG
- a CDS encoding adenine phosphoribosyltransferase, translated as MKSSLEDTLLAAIRTIPDYPKPGILFRDITTLLGDARAFRRAIDELVHPYAGLKIDKIAGIEARGFILGGAVAHQLSAGFVPIRKKGKLPYETVRVAYSLEYGLDEMEMHKDGVSPGEKVIVVDDLIATGGTAEAAVRLLRQIGADIVAACFVIDLPDLGGRKKLEALGVPVRTLIGFEGH; from the coding sequence ATGAAATCCTCCCTCGAAGACACGCTGCTTGCGGCCATCCGCACCATTCCGGATTACCCCAAGCCTGGCATCTTGTTTCGCGACATCACCACGCTGCTTGGCGATGCCCGCGCCTTCCGCCGCGCCATCGACGAACTGGTGCATCCCTATGCCGGGCTGAAGATCGACAAGATCGCCGGCATCGAGGCGCGCGGCTTTATCCTGGGCGGCGCCGTGGCGCACCAGCTTTCCGCCGGCTTCGTGCCGATCCGCAAGAAGGGCAAGCTGCCTTACGAGACGGTGCGCGTCGCCTACAGCCTCGAATACGGCCTGGACGAGATGGAGATGCATAAGGACGGCGTGTCGCCCGGCGAGAAGGTGATCGTGGTCGACGACCTGATCGCCACCGGGGGCACCGCGGAAGCAGCGGTCAGGCTGCTCAGGCAGATCGGCGCCGACATCGTCGCGGCCTGTTTCGTCATCGACCTGCCGGACCTTGGCGGTCGCAAGAAGCTGGAAGCGCTCGGCGTGCCGGTGAGGACGCTGATCGGGTTCGAGGGGCATTGA
- a CDS encoding cytochrome c1, protein MKKILTSLALLGLVVAGTWMSSAGAIAAEEEHNAAAPTHFPINEPKEMSWSFAGPFGTYDKAQLQRGLKVYKEVCSACHSMNLVAFRTLEGLGYSEAQIKTLAAGYTIHDGPNDAGDMFDRPGKPSDHFPAPFPNEQAAASANGGAAPPDMSLLAKARGVERGFPRFIFDIFTQYAQGGPDYIHSLLTGYDQTPPAGMVIPEGTHYNPYFLSGVSLKMPKPLSDGQVTYDDGSPQTVDQYARDVSAFLMFAAEPHLEDRKKTGFRVMVFLLLFGALVYMTKRRVWADVAH, encoded by the coding sequence ATGAAGAAGATTCTCACCTCGCTGGCGCTGCTCGGCCTGGTGGTCGCGGGCACCTGGATGTCAAGTGCTGGGGCCATCGCCGCGGAAGAGGAACACAACGCGGCCGCTCCGACGCATTTCCCGATCAACGAGCCGAAGGAAATGAGCTGGAGCTTCGCCGGCCCGTTCGGCACCTACGACAAGGCGCAGCTGCAGCGCGGCCTCAAGGTCTACAAGGAAGTCTGCTCGGCCTGCCATTCGATGAACCTGGTGGCCTTCCGCACGCTGGAGGGGCTCGGCTATTCGGAAGCGCAGATCAAGACGCTGGCCGCCGGATACACCATCCATGACGGCCCGAACGATGCCGGCGACATGTTCGACCGTCCCGGCAAGCCGTCGGACCACTTCCCGGCGCCGTTCCCGAACGAGCAGGCTGCGGCTTCCGCCAATGGCGGCGCCGCCCCGCCGGACATGTCGCTGCTCGCCAAGGCGCGCGGCGTCGAGCGCGGCTTCCCGCGCTTCATCTTCGACATCTTCACCCAGTATGCGCAGGGCGGCCCGGATTACATCCACTCGCTGCTCACAGGCTACGACCAGACGCCGCCGGCCGGCATGGTGATCCCGGAAGGCACGCATTACAACCCGTACTTCCTGTCCGGCGTGTCCCTGAAGATGCCGAAGCCGCTCTCGGACGGCCAGGTGACCTATGACGACGGCTCGCCGCAGACTGTCGACCAGTATGCCCGTGACGTCTCGGCGTTCCTGATGTTTGCCGCCGAGCCGCATCTCGAGGACCGCAAGAAGACCGGCTTCCGCGTCATGGTCTTCCTGCTGCTCTTCGGCGCGCTGGTCTACATGACCAAGCGCAGGGTGTGGGCAGACGTCGCGCACTGA
- a CDS encoding MaoC family dehydratase encodes MTGKTWAYEDFVEGSSLDLGSKTVSAAEIIEFASEFDAQPMHLAEEAGKASILGGLSASGWHTCAMFMRMLCDAFLLDSTSQGSPGIEHVKWKKPVLAGDTLRGTVTILSKRQSKSRPQLGLITMRSELVNQRGESVFELENTGMFLARDAARGLS; translated from the coding sequence ATGACCGGAAAGACCTGGGCCTATGAGGATTTCGTCGAGGGCTCCTCGCTCGACCTCGGCAGCAAGACTGTAAGCGCTGCCGAGATCATCGAATTCGCCTCGGAATTCGATGCCCAGCCGATGCATCTCGCCGAGGAAGCCGGCAAGGCGAGCATCCTCGGCGGCCTTTCGGCTTCGGGCTGGCACACCTGCGCGATGTTCATGCGCATGCTGTGCGACGCCTTCCTGCTCGATTCGACCTCTCAAGGGTCGCCCGGCATCGAGCATGTGAAATGGAAGAAGCCGGTTCTGGCCGGCGATACCTTGCGCGGCACGGTCACGATCCTGTCCAAGCGCCAGTCCAAATCGCGGCCTCAGCTCGGCTTGATCACCATGCGCAGCGAACTGGTCAACCAGCGCGGCGAGAGTGTCTTCGAGCTGGAGAACACCGGCATGTTCCTCGCGCGTGATGCCGCACGAGGCCTATCATGA
- the ychF gene encoding redox-regulated ATPase YchF, protein MGFKCGIVGLPNVGKSTLFNALTRTAAAQAANYPFCTIEPNTGEVAVPDPRLQKIAAIGKSKEIIPTRISFVDIAGLVRGASKGEGLGNQFLANIREVDAIVHVLRCFEDDDITHVEGRIDPVADAETVETELMLADLESLERRIAQVRKRAAGKDKEAMAVLPMMEASLELLQAGKPTRFLLNGIAAEDLRILQGLNLLTSHPVLYVCNVAEADAATGNEHTRAVEKMAAAQGAGTVVISAAIEAEVAQLSDEEEMEFLASIGLDEPGLNKVIRAGYELLHLITYFTVGPKETRAWTIHKGDKAPQAAGVIHTDFERGFIRAQTISYNDFVTLGGEVAAKEAGKARDEGKEYVVQDGDIMLFKFNT, encoded by the coding sequence ATGGGTTTCAAATGTGGCATCGTTGGCTTGCCCAACGTCGGCAAGTCGACGCTGTTCAATGCGTTGACCAGGACGGCCGCCGCGCAGGCCGCCAACTATCCTTTCTGCACCATCGAGCCGAACACCGGCGAGGTGGCGGTGCCGGATCCGCGCCTGCAGAAGATCGCGGCGATCGGCAAGTCGAAGGAGATCATCCCGACCCGCATCTCCTTCGTCGACATCGCTGGTCTGGTGCGCGGCGCCTCCAAGGGCGAAGGGCTGGGCAACCAGTTCCTTGCCAATATCCGCGAGGTCGACGCGATCGTGCATGTGCTGCGCTGCTTCGAGGATGACGACATCACCCATGTCGAGGGTCGCATCGATCCGGTCGCCGACGCCGAGACGGTCGAGACCGAGCTGATGCTTGCCGACCTCGAAAGCCTCGAGCGCCGCATCGCCCAGGTCCGCAAGCGCGCCGCCGGCAAGGACAAGGAAGCCATGGCCGTCCTGCCGATGATGGAGGCGTCGCTCGAACTGCTGCAGGCCGGCAAGCCGACGCGCTTCCTGCTCAACGGCATCGCGGCGGAGGATCTGCGCATCCTGCAGGGGCTGAACCTGCTCACCTCGCATCCCGTTCTCTATGTCTGCAACGTCGCCGAGGCGGACGCCGCCACGGGCAACGAGCACACCAGGGCGGTGGAGAAGATGGCGGCAGCCCAGGGTGCCGGCACGGTGGTGATCTCGGCGGCGATCGAGGCGGAGGTCGCCCAGCTTTCCGACGAGGAGGAAATGGAGTTCCTAGCCTCGATCGGCCTCGACGAGCCCGGCCTCAACAAGGTGATCCGCGCCGGCTACGAACTCTTGCATCTGATCACCTACTTCACCGTCGGACCGAAGGAGACGCGCGCCTGGACGATCCACAAGGGCGATAAGGCGCCGCAGGCGGCCGGCGTCATCCATACCGACTTCGAGCGCGGCTTCATCCGCGCCCAGACCATCTCCTACAACGACTTCGTCACGCTGGGCGGTGAAGTGGCCGCCAAGGAAGCCGGCAAGGCGCGCGACGAAGGCAAGGAGTATGTCGTCCAGGACGGCGACATCATGCTGTTCAAGTTCAACACCTGA
- the pth gene encoding aminoacyl-tRNA hydrolase, which translates to MLVFAGLGNPGAKYENNRHNVGFMAADAIARRHSFSPWSRKFQGLISEGTLGGEKVLLIKPQTFMNLSGQSVGEALRFYKLEPSALTVFYDEIDLAAGKLRVKVGGGSGGHNGIRSLDQHVGNAYRRVRIGVGHPGVKEMVHGHVLGDFAKADREWLDVLLDAIADDAALLAKGDDNSFMNRVTLALREKLVPTGDEDRPPPKPPKQQSHVRQARPQQPAAKLPESGPMAAMLKKLFSKE; encoded by the coding sequence ATGCTTGTCTTTGCAGGCCTCGGCAATCCGGGCGCGAAATACGAAAACAACCGGCACAATGTCGGCTTCATGGCGGCGGACGCGATTGCCCGCCGCCATTCCTTTTCGCCCTGGTCGCGAAAATTCCAGGGCCTGATTTCGGAAGGCACGCTCGGCGGCGAGAAGGTGCTGCTGATCAAGCCGCAGACCTTCATGAACCTTTCCGGACAGTCGGTGGGCGAAGCGCTGCGCTTCTACAAGCTCGAGCCGTCCGCGCTCACCGTCTTCTACGACGAGATCGACCTTGCCGCCGGCAAGCTCAGGGTCAAGGTGGGCGGCGGCTCCGGCGGCCATAACGGCATCCGCTCGCTCGATCAGCATGTCGGCAATGCCTATCGCCGGGTGCGCATCGGCGTCGGCCACCCCGGCGTCAAGGAGATGGTGCACGGCCATGTGCTCGGCGATTTCGCCAAGGCCGATCGCGAATGGCTGGATGTCCTGCTGGACGCAATCGCCGACGATGCCGCTCTGCTCGCCAAGGGCGACGACAATTCCTTCATGAACCGCGTCACGCTCGCCTTGCGTGAAAAACTCGTGCCGACCGGCGATGAGGACCGCCCGCCGCCCAAACCGCCGAAGCAGCAAAGCCATGTTCGCCAGGCGCGCCCGCAGCAGCCGGCGGCAAAGCTTCCCGAGAGCGGCCCGATGGCCGCCATGCTGAAGAAGCTGTTCAGCAAGGAGTGA
- a CDS encoding MarR family transcriptional regulator → MPLPLDNQLCFTLYATSMTINRTYKPMLDEMGITYPQYLVLNALGEADGMSVGGIAHRLALESSTITPLVKRMEQAGLVTRQRSQADERQVQVDLTPSGRALLVQCNCLNETLIERSGMTLAELDALNRQIQALRDALNGGQADDA, encoded by the coding sequence GTGCCTCTTCCCTTGGACAATCAGCTCTGTTTCACGCTTTACGCGACCAGCATGACAATCAATCGTACCTACAAACCGATGCTGGACGAAATGGGCATCACCTATCCGCAATATCTCGTGCTCAATGCGCTGGGCGAGGCTGACGGCATGTCGGTGGGCGGCATCGCACACCGGCTCGCTTTGGAATCGAGCACCATCACGCCTCTGGTGAAGCGAATGGAACAGGCCGGCCTCGTCACTCGCCAGCGCAGCCAGGCCGACGAGCGCCAGGTGCAGGTCGACCTGACGCCTAGCGGACGAGCCCTGCTCGTCCAGTGCAATTGCCTGAACGAGACCCTGATCGAGCGCTCGGGCATGACGTTGGCCGAGCTCGATGCCTTGAACCGGCAAATCCAGGCGCTGCGCGACGCGCTGAATGGCGGCCAGGCAGACGACGCCTAG